One genomic segment of Oncorhynchus kisutch isolate 150728-3 linkage group LG15, Okis_V2, whole genome shotgun sequence includes these proteins:
- the LOC109904809 gene encoding olfactory receptor 6N1-like, which yields MENSTQVKLFYLFGLKETFNNKSVYFILSLITYLLIITVNLTLIITIIQEKGLHEPMYIFLCSLCINGLYGTAGFYPKLLLDLQSDVQVISYGGCFTQAYVIYTSVLCEISTLTVMSYDRYVAICRPLLYHTIVTSLTVRKLLLFSWCCPLFAGLISLISAVRIPLCGSRIDKIFCDIPSMLKHACLPITINPILNKCIIVVNVLQILFIVFSYCKIIRNCVKSAKGRIKFTQTCVPHLITMLIFVTVTLFDTLQGWNSNVNITLNMRNAMAVQFLVIPPVFNPLIYGLNLHQIRSAVFRKCNAHKTIDVRH from the coding sequence ATGGAGAACTCAACCCAAGTCAAGTTATTTTATCTCTTTGGCTTAAAAGAGACATTTAACAACAAATCGGTATATTTTATCTTGTCTCTTATCACATACCTTCTCATCATCACTGTGAATCTGACTCTGATCATAACAATCATTCAGGAGAAAGGCCTCCATGAGCCCATGTATATCTTTCTGTGTAGTTTATGTATCAATGGATTGTATGGAACTGCTGGTTTCTACCCCAAGTTGTTACTGGACCTTCAGTCAGATGTTCAGGTGATATCTTATGGTGGATGTTTCACTCAAGCCTATGTAATATACACATCTGTCCTGTGTGAAATTTCTACTCTAACAGTGATGTCTTACGACAGGTATGTGGCAATATGCAGACCACTACTATATCATACCATTGTGACATCTTTAACTGTTAGAAAGTTACTCTTATTTTCTTGGTGTTGTCCTTTATTTGCAGGACTCATATCACTAATTTCAGCTGTCAGAATTCCTTTGTGTGGATCTCGCATTGATAAAATCTTCTGTGACATTCCGTCTATGTTGAAACATGCATGTTTACCCATTACAATCAATCCGATTTTGAACAAATGTATAATAGTGGTTAATGTTTTACAGATACTTTTCATTGTATTTTCTTACTGTAAGATTATAAGGAATTGTGTAAAGTCAGCTAAGGGAAGGATTAAGTTCACACAGACATGTGTGCCACATTTAATAACAATGCTTATTTTCGTCACAGTGACCCTGTTTGACACATTGCAAGGATGGAATAGTAATGTAAATATTACACTAAATATGCGTAATGCAATGGCCGTACAATTCCTTGTTATTCCACCTGTCTTTAACCCTCTCATATATGGACTTAACCTCCATCAGATTCGAAGTGCAGTTTTTAGAAAGTGTAATGCACATAAAACCATTGATGTGAGACATTAG